One genomic region from Esox lucius isolate fEsoLuc1 chromosome 24, fEsoLuc1.pri, whole genome shotgun sequence encodes:
- the LOC105020616 gene encoding uncharacterized protein LOC105020616 codes for MYDSFQMSESVHPGDSVTLNCTINNDTCEGEHSVYWFRHDSGESPPGIIYINGDRSGQCMKSPESGSPTQNCVYNLPKRNLSLSDTGTYYCAVASCGEILFGNGTNLDVQVPGHDYPFDLSPTVLVLILSNIFLSLVTILLLWMLCNTRKGDHRGICNLNQNSDILNYAAVRFNPKKISSVRRVEDKTIRRDAVYYEVRDLQQE; via the exons ATGTATGACAGTTTCCAAA TGTCTGAATCAGTCCATCCAGGAGACTCTGTGACCCTGAACTGTACAATAAACAATGATACCTGTGAAGGAGAACACAGTGTCTATTGGTTCAGACATGACTCAGGAGAATCTCCTCCaggaatcatttatatcaaTGGAGACAGGAGTGGTCAGTGTATGAAGAGCCCTGAGTCTGGGTCTCCTACACAGAACTGTGTCTACAACCTCCCCAAGAGGAACCTCAGCCTCTCTGATACTGGGACTTACTACTGTGCTGTGGCCTCATGTGGAGAGATACTGTTTGGAAATGGGACAAATCTGGATGTTCAAG TCCCAGGGCATGACTATCCTTTTGATCTGAGTCCTACTGTTCTTGTCTTGATACTGTCCAACATTTTTCTGAGTCTGGTGACCATTCTGCTCCTCTGGATGTTATGCAACACTCGGAAAGGAGATCACAGAGGTATTTGCAATCTT AACCAGAACAGTGATATATTAAACTATGCAGCAGTGAGATTCAATCCCAAGAAGATCTCCTCTGTCAGACGAGTAGAAGACAAGACCATCAGAAGAGATGCAGTGTACTATGAGGTCAGGGACCTGCAGCAGGAATGA
- the LOC117593984 gene encoding cancer-related regulator of actin dynamics homolog, translating into MEKEVTQQTKRPHIPNSKYRDQGQTEKASKKRVDNKKRCPSKYNHEEEEEKEEEEDEARHDRPSKNKRASEEEERIGDEEDIVPPSKKKTAAEFRKHLDEQMWERRKLDQMQRNLQELRNEVHSLKNENARLKDIIINQTPQMKSDIAIIAQKKTGRTPVEDLDSSFSTFGEMQPTPERRQSPEDTEPFKESPMVTERFRETPQTAATAETSAKTQMEVIKGSGVFCQAEAWKAARLAPSATAMVRNLLLGTFDLETLLKSNLNGGKPTRGDGEQLVALDQIKKAAIIATLLGYCAVRCYIEEVAGSQPRADRHIYQFKAQQDK; encoded by the exons atggagaaagaagtcacacagcaaacaaaacGTCCTCACATCCCAAACTCAAAGTACCGTGATCAGGGGCAGACTGAGAAGGCTTCAAAGAAAAGG gTTGACAATAAAAAGAGATGTCCTTCTAAATACAaccacgaggaggaggaggagaaggaggaggaggaggatgaggcgcGTCATGACAGGCCTTCAAAGAACAAG cggGCCAGCGAAGAGGAGGAGCGTAttggggatgaagaggacatagTACCACCCTCTAAGAAAAAG ACAGCTGCTGAATTTAGAAAACACCTGGATGAACAGatgtgggagagaaggaaacttgaccaaatgcaaagaaatttGCAGGAGTTGAGAAATGAAGTCCATtctcttaaaaatgaaaatgcacgtCTGAAAGACATTATCATCAATC AAACCcctcaaatgaaaagtgacatcgCCATTATTGCTCAAAAG AAGACTGGAAGGACTCCTGTGGAGGATCTAGATTCCTCCTTCTCGACTTTTGGAGAAATGCAACCG actccagagaggagacagagcccAGAGGACACCGAGCCCTTTAAAGAGAGTCCCATGGTGACTGAGCGCTTTCGAGAGAcaccacag ACTGCAGCAACAGCTGAGACCTCAgcgaaaacacag atggAAGTTATAAAGGGCTCTGGGGTGTTTTGCCAGGCTGAAGCGTGGAAAGCAGCCCGCCTTGCCCCCTCTGCTACTGCCATGGTGCGGAATCTCCTGCTGGGCACCTTTGATTTGGAGACTTTGCTGAAAAGCAACCTGAATg GTGGGAAGCCAACCAGAGGGGATGGGGAGCAGCTGGTCGCACTTGACCAAATTAAAAAGGCAGCCATTATTG CCACATTGCTGGGGTATTGCGCTGTAAG ATGCTACATTGAAGAAGTGGCCGGCAGCCAGCCGAGGGCAGATAGGCACATCTATCAATTCAAAGCTCAACaagataaatag
- the LOC114830299 gene encoding uncharacterized protein LOC114830299 isoform X2, translating into MECLHVPALVLYCFCLSLVKFVSPSASVITHPGHNVTLQCKNTLKVPGHVAWFKQVNESEPLCIVSMYSTEPYITHHNGFQPSRMEMVLKNEIILLKISDVDIADCGRYFCGVFNKYFIFINATDVNIIGHGDANTPKEPVQCHEGEDDVGTTDFFPLVAILAGVTAVLLTVLLLLALKIRRDTNRLSPVASSQQPPRNDLDQDPDSLNYATVNITSRNIKRKMQRRETALDTHVVYAATR; encoded by the exons ATGGAATGCCTTCATGTTCCAGCTCTTGTCCTCTACTGCTTCT GTCTGTCCTTGGTCAAGTTTGTCTCTCCGTCAGCTTCAGTGATCACCCATCCAGGTCACAATGTCACTCTACAGTGTAAAAATACCCTTAAAGTTCCTGGACATGTAGCCTGGTTCAAGCAAGTCAATGAATCAGAGCCTCTTTGCATCGTTTCTATGTACAGCACGGAGCCGTACATTACACATCATAACGGTTTTCAGCCCAGCCGTATGGAAATGGTACTGAAGAATGAAATTATACTTCTTAAAATCTCAGATGTGGACATTGCTGACTGTGGTCGGTACTTTTGTGGAGTattcaataaatactttatcTTCATAAATGCGACTGATGTAAATATCATAG GTCATGGAGATGCCAACACACCCAAAGAGCCAGTACAATGTCATGAAG GAGAAGATGATGTTGGAACGACAGACTTCTTCCCATTGGTTGCGATCCTGGCTGGTGTGACTGCTGTTCTATTGACTGTCCTCCTTCTCCTGGCCCTTAAGATCAGACGAGACACAAACAGACTAAGCCCAG TTGCCAGCTCGCAACAACCACCACGAAATGATCTG GACCAAGATCCTGATTCTCTGAATTATGCCACAGTGAATATCACCTCCAGGAATATAAAGAGGAAAATGCAGAGGAGGGAGACGGCGCTGGACACCCATGTAGTGTATGCTGCTACCAGATGA
- the LOC117593983 gene encoding immunoglobulin kappa light chain-like, which yields MVWYKLTTGRNIHHVAKADMFYKLVRYHDNFKDGRFNLTLKEGTSHLNVYSTKPEDAGIYYCGVLRLNYIEFGQGTLLVLNGADLNSTVTQQPVSESVHPGDSVTLNCTINTGTCEGEHSVYWFRHDSGESPPGIISTNGDRSGQCMKSPESGSPTQSCVYNLPKRNLSLSDTGTYYCAVASCGEILFGNGTKLNVQAPLNDMVTYKNLQIYFPFDLSPTVLVLILSNIFLSLLQ from the exons ATGGTTTGGTACAAGCTCACCACAGGCAGGAATATCCACCATGTGGCTAAGGCAGATATGTTTTACAAATTGGTCCGTTACCATGATAACTTCAAGGATGGGCGTTTTAATTTAACGCTTAAAGAAGGAACCTCTCACTTAAATGTATATTCTACCAAGCCAGAGGACGCTGGAATCTACTATTGTGGAGTCTTACGATTGAACTATATAGAGTTTGGACAAGGGACACTTTTGGTGCTTAATG gTGCAGATTTAAACAGTACAGTTACACAGCAGCCAGTGTCAGAATCAGTCCATCCAGGAGACTCTGTGACTCTGAACTGTACAATAAACACTGGGACCTGTGAAGGAGAACACAGTGTCTATTGGTTCAGACATGACTCAGGAGAATCTCCTCCAGGAATCATTTCTACCAATGGAGACAGGAGTGGTCAGTGTATGAAGAGCCCTGAGTCTGGGTCTCctacacagagctgtgtctacAACCTCCCCAAGAGGAACCTCAGCCTCTCTGATACTGGGACTTACTACTGTGCTGTGGCCTCATGTGGAGAGATACTGTTTGGGAATGGGACCAAGCTGAATGTTCAAG CACCCTTAAATGATATGGTCACTTACAAGAATTTACAGATATATTTTCCTTTTGATCTGAGTCCTACTGTTCTTGTCTTGATACTGTCCAACATTTTTCTGAGTCTG ctTCAGTGA
- the LOC114830299 gene encoding uncharacterized protein LOC114830299 isoform X3, with amino-acid sequence MPSCSSSCPLLLLVLGLSLVKFVSPSASVITHPGHNVTLQCKNTLKVPGHVAWFKQVNESEPLCIVSMYSTEPYITHHNGFQPSRMEMVLKNEIILLKISDVDIADCGHGDANTPKEPVQCHEGEDDVGTTDFFPLVAILAGVTAVLLTVLLLLALKIRRDTNRLSPVASSQQPPRNDLDQDPDSLNYATVNITSRNIKRKMQRRETALDTHVVYAATR; translated from the exons ATGCCTTCATGTTCCAGCTCTTGTCCTCTACTGCTTCT TGTTTTAGGTCTGTCCTTGGTCAAGTTTGTCTCTCCGTCAGCTTCAGTGATCACCCATCCAGGTCACAATGTCACTCTACAGTGTAAAAATACCCTTAAAGTTCCTGGACATGTAGCCTGGTTCAAGCAAGTCAATGAATCAGAGCCTCTTTGCATCGTTTCTATGTACAGCACGGAGCCGTACATTACACATCATAACGGTTTTCAGCCCAGCCGTATGGAAATGGTACTGAAGAATGAAATTATACTTCTTAAAATCTCAGATGTGGACATTGCTGACTGTG GTCATGGAGATGCCAACACACCCAAAGAGCCAGTACAATGTCATGAAG GAGAAGATGATGTTGGAACGACAGACTTCTTCCCATTGGTTGCGATCCTGGCTGGTGTGACTGCTGTTCTATTGACTGTCCTCCTTCTCCTGGCCCTTAAGATCAGACGAGACACAAACAGACTAAGCCCAG TTGCCAGCTCGCAACAACCACCACGAAATGATCTG GACCAAGATCCTGATTCTCTGAATTATGCCACAGTGAATATCACCTCCAGGAATATAAAGAGGAAAATGCAGAGGAGGGAGACGGCGCTGGACACCCATGTAGTGTATGCTGCTACCAGATGA
- the LOC105020600 gene encoding uncharacterized protein LOC105020600, translating into MPSSSRNFLLTLGLSCTRRNLRPTAPAEGNPIYFLNAHLGDIVTLQCFPSRKSPQILWYKQTAGGKPQLITTIFRLADGVTFHNDFKDNPRFTVPGGKGVFHLRISNIQPSDSAIYYCCGVPLYSMEFAFGIFLILKGTSKTVLQQPVSVSVQPGDSVTLNCTINTGTCEGEHSVYWFRRDSGESPPGIIYTNGDRSGQCMKSPESGSPTQSCVYNLPKRNLSLSDTGTYYCAVESGGEILFGNGTNLDISTGNYTEPVFLVYCLGVALGVSIILIIVLTYIIYKMNMMMCRQCRDSQTRGPTVYRSVAGNQDADNLHYVALNLNKNMSRRQRNNMEEEPVVVYAGIRQ; encoded by the exons atgccttcgtcatccaggaacttcCTACTCACTCTGggattgtcctgcaccaggaggaacctgaggcccactgcaccagcagaAG GTaatccaatttattttcttaacgCTCATCTTGGGGATATTGTGACTCTGCAATGCTTTCCTTCAAGAAAAAGTCCTCAAATTTTATGGTACAAACAAACTGCAGGAGGGAAGCCTCAACTTATTACAACTATTTTCAGACTTGCTGATGGAgtaacatttcacaatgatttCAAGGATAACCCTCGGTTTACAGTTCCTGGTGGGAAAGGTGTGTTCCACCTTAGGATCTCAAACATCCAGCCATCTGATTCAGCAATTTATTACTGTTGTGGAGTCCCTTTATATTCAATGGAATTTGCCTTTGGAATATTTCTCATTCTCAAAG GAACCAGCAAGACTGTGCTTCAGCAGCCTGTTTCTGTGTCAGTCCAGCCAGGAGACTCTGTGACTCTGAACTGTACAATAAACACTGGGACCTGTGAAGGAGAACACAGTGTCTATTGGTTCAGACGTGACTCAGGAGAATCTCCTCCAGGAATCATTTATACCAATGGAGACAGGAGTGGTCAGTGTATGAAGAGCCCTGAGTCTGGGTCTCctacacagagctgtgtctacAACCTCCCCAAGAGGAACCTCAGCCTCTCTGATACTGGGACTTACTACTGTGCTGTGGAATCAGGTGGAGAGATACTGTTTGGGAATGGAACAAATCTGG ACATTTCAACAGGCAATTACACTGAACCTGTATTCTTGGTGTACTGTCTCGGAGTAGCATTGGGCGTCTCAATCATCCTGATCATTGTACTTACTTACATTATTTACAAGATGAATATGATGATGTGTCGGCAGTGCAGAG acTCTCAAACCAGAGGTCCAACAGTTTACCGGTCAGTTGCAGGG AACCAGGATGCAGACAATCTTCATTATGTTGCTTTGAATCTGAACAAGAACATGTCGAGAAGACAGAGAAATAACATGGAGGAAGAACCAGTTGTAGTATACGCCGGAATTAGACAATAG
- the LOC114830299 gene encoding uncharacterized protein LOC114830299 isoform X1 — MPSCSSSCPLLLLVLGLSLVKFVSPSASVITHPGHNVTLQCKNTLKVPGHVAWFKQVNESEPLCIVSMYSTEPYITHHNGFQPSRMEMVLKNEIILLKISDVDIADCGRYFCGVFNKYFIFINATDVNIIGHGDANTPKEPVQCHEGEDDVGTTDFFPLVAILAGVTAVLLTVLLLLALKIRRDTNRLSPVASSQQPPRNDLDQDPDSLNYATVNITSRNIKRKMQRRETALDTHVVYAATR; from the exons ATGCCTTCATGTTCCAGCTCTTGTCCTCTACTGCTTCT TGTTTTAGGTCTGTCCTTGGTCAAGTTTGTCTCTCCGTCAGCTTCAGTGATCACCCATCCAGGTCACAATGTCACTCTACAGTGTAAAAATACCCTTAAAGTTCCTGGACATGTAGCCTGGTTCAAGCAAGTCAATGAATCAGAGCCTCTTTGCATCGTTTCTATGTACAGCACGGAGCCGTACATTACACATCATAACGGTTTTCAGCCCAGCCGTATGGAAATGGTACTGAAGAATGAAATTATACTTCTTAAAATCTCAGATGTGGACATTGCTGACTGTGGTCGGTACTTTTGTGGAGTattcaataaatactttatcTTCATAAATGCGACTGATGTAAATATCATAG GTCATGGAGATGCCAACACACCCAAAGAGCCAGTACAATGTCATGAAG GAGAAGATGATGTTGGAACGACAGACTTCTTCCCATTGGTTGCGATCCTGGCTGGTGTGACTGCTGTTCTATTGACTGTCCTCCTTCTCCTGGCCCTTAAGATCAGACGAGACACAAACAGACTAAGCCCAG TTGCCAGCTCGCAACAACCACCACGAAATGATCTG GACCAAGATCCTGATTCTCTGAATTATGCCACAGTGAATATCACCTCCAGGAATATAAAGAGGAAAATGCAGAGGAGGGAGACGGCGCTGGACACCCATGTAGTGTATGCTGCTACCAGATGA
- the LOC117593908 gene encoding uncharacterized protein LOC117593908, giving the protein MDPVRYKRYLVDDEAPVPERTKRRRKRKDISEDMGDDEEAVASSSTTQYLTQEDNQDDPVSTASDDTMNQPIPGPSSSPGEPVEEHLEDPTSPTLDQKPTKEQVELLLLALKLKHGLTNRALEDIMHLINFIAGPGGELVSGSKYLFYKAFDSVKDILEVHYVCKSCKVSMQEGPFNVKCPVCDQDTSKAHAQKDQCFLYLPLKYQIKKLLEDHQLGKHLKHRFEKKDASIKDIYDGHLYKKRSPLASPDSISLTFNCDGVPVHKSNTKSLWPILCTINELPIQLRAKHVMLCGLWFGQNKPNMNTYMKPFVDECIELYSNGLIWESESGEIVTSKVLLTTMVADSVARPLIQNFKQFNGEFGCSFCMQKGTSVLKRRGRVRAYPYEKAELRNPSQTDDLVEEALAGNPTKGVKGPSILSCLPDFNIIDGCVPDYMHSVLLGVARSITTLWFHSENNQSPWYIGHSTEQIDDILTSIKPPCNVSRVPRSVKEKKFWKAHEWNMWLFYYSIPTLKGVLPEKYLKHWFKLVKGVSLLLGENISPLHISESEGLLTEFVQEMETLYGINNVTFNVHLCLHLPNTVRNWGPLWAQSAFVFESYNGIILDMIKSSQGVSLQIMKTVWLQVAFPSFSQKTMVAASDDYLALLESFSVEKKMVQEVSRCHGVTSLGRPKICMIRNDDFLALNSISNLENRVTVKYFCRVVVNLEIVHSQNYSRTFRRNSYTVILSDREESIFSVKTFIVCDLGQGETCYAVGKYYQKVKQDICGQFKNPCYFIPVGKCLGPLVAIQASQIKEKCLFVKTVNRNVDIVFKFINHSEMLR; this is encoded by the exons ATGGATCCAGTACGTTACAAAAGGTACCTCGTTGACGACGAAGCACCCGTTCCAGAAAGAACAAAGAGAAGACGTAAACGAAA ggACATTTCTGAAGATATGGGTGATGATGAAGAAGCTGTGGCCTCTTCTTCTACAACTCA gtatcTCACCCAAGAGGACAATCAAGATGACCCGGTGTCTACTGCTTCTGATGACACA atgaaCCAACCCATACCTGGCCCTAGCTCTTCACCTGGGGAGCCAGTAGAGGAACATCTAGAAGACCCCACAAGTCCAACTTTAGACCAGAAACCAACAAAAGAACAGGTGGAACTCCTGCTGCTGGCATTAAAACTCAAACATGGATTAACAAATAGAGCCTTGGAGGACATCATGCATCTTATCAACTTTATTGCTGGTCCTGGTGGGGAATTGGTTAGTGGCTCAAAGTACCTTTTCtacaaagcatttgattcagTGAAAGACATATTAGAAGTACATTATGTGTGCAAGAGTTGCAAGGTAAGCATGCAGGAAGGTCCCTTTAATGTCAAGTGCCCAGTCTGTGACCAGGACACATCAAAAGCGCATGCACAAAAAGACCAGTGTTTTTTGTACTTGCCACtaaaataccaaattaaaaaACTGCTTGAGGACCACCAATTAGGGAAACACCTGAAACACCGCTTTGAGAAGAAGGATGCCTCCATCAAAGATATATATGATggacatttatacaaaaaacGATCACCCCTTGCATCACCAGACAGCATAtcactgactttcaactgtgatggagtgccagtgcacaaatcaaacacaaaaagtTTGTGGCCAATTTTGTGTACTATTAATGAACTGCCAATACAGCTACGTGCAAAACATGTTATGCTTTGTGGCCTGTGGTTtggtcaaaacaaaccaaatatgaACACTTACATGAAACCATTTGTCGATGAATGCATAGAGTTGTACTCTAATGGTCTTATATGGGAAAGTGAAAGTGGGGAAATTGTCACAAGTAAAGTACTGCTTACTACCATGGTGGCAGATTCAGTTGCTCGGCCACTGATTCAGAActttaaacagtttaatggtgagtttgggtgttctttttgtatgcagAAAGGAACAAGTGTGCTAAAACGCAGGGGGCGTGTAAGGGCTTATCCCTATGAAAAAGCAGAGTTGAGGAATCCCTCCCAGACTGATGATCTGGTGGAAGAGGCTCTTGCTGGAAACCCCACTAAGGGAGTGAAAGGGCCTAGTATTTTGTCTTGTCTACCTGATTTTAAtatcattgatggctgtgttccAGATTATATGCACAGTGTGCTGCTGGGTGTAGCAAGAAGCATCACCACGCTGTGGTTTCATTCTGAAAACAACCAATCGCCATGGTATATCGGACACTCAACAGAACAGATTGATGACATTTTAACTTCTATTAAACCCCCCTGTAATGTTTCCCGTGTCCCCCGctcagtgaaagagaaaaagttctGGAAGGCACACGAGTGGAAcatgtggttgttttattacagcataccAACATTGAAAGGGGTCTTACCTGAAAAATATCTGAAGCACTGGTTTAAGTTGGTAAAGGGGGTTTCTCTTCTACTCGGTGAGAATATATCACCACTGCACATATCAGAATCTGAGGGGTTGCTAACAGAGTTTGTTCAGGAAATGGAGACCCTTTATGGGATCAATAATGTCactttcaatgtacatttgtgccTTCATCTGCCCAATACTGTGAGGAACTGGGGTCCCCTCTGGGCACAGTctgcatttgtgtttgagtCATACAATGGGATCATTTTAGATATGATAAAGAGCAGCCagggagtttctctgcagataatgaaaacagtttggCTACAGGTTGCATTTCCATCATTTTCCCAAAAAACCATGGTGGCAGCTTCTGATGATTACTTAGCTCTCTTAGAGTCTTTTtcagttgagaaaaaaatggtGCAAGAAGTAAGTCGCTGTCATGGTGTTACATCTCTGGGTAGGCCTAAAATTTGTATGATCAGAAATGATGATTTTCTGGCCTTGAACAGCATCAGCAACCTTGAAAATAGAGTCACTGTGAAGTATTTTTGCAGAGTAGTGGTTAATCTTGAAATAGTTCATTCACAAAACTACTCGCGTACTTTTCGGAGAAACTCGTACACTGTCATTCTTTCTGATCGAGAGGaaagtattttctctgtgaAGACATTCATTGTCTGTGATCTGGGGCAGGGGGAGACATGTTATGCAGTGGGGAAGTACTaccaaaaagtgaaacaggacatctGCGGTCAATTTAAGAATCCTTGTTATTTCATCCCTGTAGGGAAATGTCTGGGGCCTTTAGTTGCTATACAAGCATCtcagataaaagaaaagtgtctgtttgttaaaactgtgaacagaaatgttgacattgtcttcaaattcattaaccacagTGAAATGCTCAGATAG
- the LOC105020618 gene encoding uncharacterized protein LOC105020618: MFTLCLVLVLLFKAGHPVSFHYAHLGDSVTLQCFDPGKSPHILWYKQTAGQKPELISTIFNVGGITFHNDFKNNPRFTVPGGKGVFHLRISNIQPSDSAIYYCGGIDLYAVEFATGIFLILKGSSKTVLQQPVSESVQLGDSVTLNCTINTETCEGEHSVYWFRHDSGESPPGIIYTNGDRSGQCMKSPESGSPTQSCVYNLPKRNLSLSDTGTYYCAVASCGEILFGNGTKLDVGGNYTEPVFLVYCLGVALGVSIILIIVLTYIIYKINLMTCRQCRDSQTRGPTVYRSVAGNQDADNLHYVALNLNKNMSRRQRNNMEEETVVVYAGIRQ, from the exons ATGTTCACATTGTGTCTTGTCCTGGTTCTCCTTTTTAAAGCCG GTCATCCAGTTTCTTTTCATTATGCTCATCTTGGAGATAGCGTAACTCTGCAATGCTTTGATCCAGGCAAAAGTCCTCACATTTTATGGTACAAACAAACTGCAGGACAGAAGCCTGAACTTATTTCAACTATTTTCAATGTTGGTGGaataacatttcacaatgatttCAAGAACAACCCTCGGTTTACAGTTCCTGGTGGGAAAGGTGTGTTCCACCTCAGGATCTCAAACATCCAGCCGTCTGATTCAGCAATTTATTACTGTGGGGGAATTGATTTATATGCAGTCGAATTTGCAACTGGAATATTTCTCATTCTCAAAG GATCCAGCAAGACTGTTCTTCAGCAACCAGTTTCTGAGTCGGTTCAGCTAGGAGACTCTGTGACTCTGAACTGTACAATAAACACTGAGACCTGTGAAGGAGAACACAGTGTCTATTGGTTCAGACATGACTCAGGAGAATCTCCTCCAGGAATCATTTATACCAATGGAGACAGGAGTGGTCAGTGTATGAAGAGCCCTGAGTCTGGGTCTCctacacagagctgtgtctacAACCTCCCCAAGAGGAACCTCAGCCTCTCTGATACTGGGACTTACTACTGTGCTGTGGCCTCATGTGGAGAGATACTGTTTGGGAATGGGACGAAACTGGATGTTGGAG GCAATTACACTGAACCTGTATTCTTGGTGTACTGTCTGGGAGTAGCATTGGGCGTCTCAATCATCCTGATCATTGTACTTACTTACATTATTTACAAGATTAATTTGATGACATGTCGGCAGTGCAGAG acTCTCAAACCAGAGGTCCAACAGTTTACCGGTCAGTTGCAGGG AACCAGGATGCAGACAATCTTCATTATGTTGCTTTGAATCTGAACAAGAACATGTCGAGAAGACAGAGAAATAACATGGAGGAAGAAACAGTTGTAGTATACGCCGGAATTAGACAATAG